In Candidatus Ozemobacteraceae bacterium, one genomic interval encodes:
- a CDS encoding prepilin-type N-terminal cleavage/methylation domain-containing protein: MNNTDKYMRRRAVTLVEILVAVALLSAVMIPVLFSFTAGSRGLAMSAEDLTVHTAAIELLEQVMAAPFDLVPTGTFANDRIRDGRPFSPATPLRFHISDVPGIERKLEIAEVMKDGRVCLKKVTVTIALSSADAKTPPRLFSLKCLLAREN; this comes from the coding sequence ATGAATAATACCGATAAATATATGAGGCGAAGGGCGGTGACCCTCGTCGAGATCCTCGTCGCGGTTGCTCTCCTGAGCGCCGTCATGATCCCCGTTCTCTTCTCGTTCACCGCCGGAAGCCGCGGGCTGGCAATGAGCGCCGAGGACCTGACCGTTCACACGGCCGCGATCGAACTGCTCGAACAGGTCATGGCGGCTCCGTTTGACCTGGTTCCGACAGGCACGTTCGCCAACGACAGGATCCGCGACGGCCGGCCGTTCTCGCCCGCAACGCCCTTGCGGTTTCACATCAGTGACGTTCCCGGCATCGAACGGAAGCTCGAGATCGCCGAGGTCATGAAGGACGGCCGGGTCTGCCTGAAAAAGGTGACGGTGACGATTGCGCTCTCGTCCGCCGATGCGAAGACGCCGCCCCGTCTCTTTTCGCTCAAATGCCTCCTGGCGAGGGAAAACTGA
- the tilS gene encoding tRNA lysidine(34) synthetase TilS has product MRSQAWKKKIDGVAARLPGKRIGVAVSGGGDSVALVRMLQPLHETGLCTLVILHVDHGWRPESGSEAEWVRRLAGGLNMEFFGVTLAKAVGNKINEASARAGRLAAFARAVEERALDAVALGHTSDDQVETLLMRIIRGTSLQGLGGIRERRRVRIDGKPLTLWRPLLAFSRAELRGFLGEIGQEWLEDPSNASSRFLRNRIRNELVPFLETLRPGIAGRICPLAEDLQSVSKLVRSLTGRCVAASDAGAIAISPHHPDFLLREILHRWLISRLKAGEPSRALLDRLAELVRAGACGRGVPFRDRMIVRTRDGLAVISSGTQGPSLPETILKPGLPENIADWIYLVADKADSTEVAERAAGECQAVWINDDIYPGPFVVRTRAPGDRFRQAGGMGEKRFSRWLIDRHIPRHLRNDLVIVVCGRNVVWIPGLAVADGVKTSPMPGWRMLRRCKKAP; this is encoded by the coding sequence GTGCGTTCTCAGGCTTGGAAGAAAAAGATCGACGGTGTGGCGGCCCGGCTGCCGGGAAAGCGGATCGGGGTTGCCGTTTCCGGCGGCGGGGACTCCGTCGCGCTGGTTCGAATGCTGCAGCCGCTTCACGAGACCGGGCTCTGCACGCTCGTCATTCTGCATGTCGATCACGGGTGGCGGCCGGAAAGCGGCTCCGAGGCGGAATGGGTCAGGCGTCTTGCCGGCGGGCTGAACATGGAATTTTTCGGCGTTACCCTGGCAAAAGCTGTCGGGAACAAAATCAACGAGGCATCGGCGCGGGCGGGGCGTCTCGCCGCATTTGCTCGGGCGGTTGAAGAGCGTGCCCTCGACGCGGTTGCGCTGGGGCATACCTCCGACGACCAGGTTGAAACCCTTCTCATGCGAATCATTCGCGGAACCTCGCTTCAGGGGCTCGGCGGCATCCGGGAACGGCGGCGTGTCCGCATCGACGGGAAGCCGTTGACGCTCTGGCGACCGCTTCTCGCGTTCTCACGAGCGGAGTTGCGCGGATTTCTCGGGGAGATCGGCCAGGAGTGGCTGGAAGACCCGTCGAACGCCTCCTCGAGATTCTTGCGGAATCGCATCAGGAACGAGCTCGTTCCGTTCCTCGAAACCCTCCGGCCTGGAATCGCGGGCCGGATCTGTCCGCTGGCGGAGGACCTGCAATCCGTCTCGAAGCTCGTCCGCTCGTTGACCGGGCGTTGCGTTGCGGCATCAGATGCGGGCGCGATCGCGATTTCTCCGCACCACCCGGACTTTCTCCTCAGGGAAATCCTGCACCGGTGGCTGATAAGCCGGCTGAAGGCCGGGGAACCGTCTCGGGCTCTGCTCGACCGCCTCGCCGAACTTGTCCGGGCGGGGGCGTGCGGGCGCGGCGTTCCGTTCCGGGACCGGATGATCGTCAGAACGCGCGACGGGCTTGCAGTGATTTCTTCCGGAACGCAGGGGCCGTCGCTGCCTGAAACGATCCTGAAACCCGGGCTTCCGGAGAATATCGCAGACTGGATCTATCTCGTCGCCGATAAAGCTGATTCCACGGAAGTTGCTGAACGAGCCGCCGGCGAGTGCCAGGCCGTATGGATAAATGATGATATATATCCTGGCCCGTTCGTCGTCCGCACGCGAGCGCCGGGCGACCGGTTCCGTCAAGCCGGCGGGATGGGAGAGAAAAGGTTTTCCAGGTGGCTCATCGACAGGCACATTCCGCGCCATCTGCGAAACGACCTGGTGATCGTCGTCTGCGGCCGAAACGTCGTCTGGATTCCCGGACTTGCCGTCGCGGATGGCGTGAAAACATCGCCGATGCCCGGATGGCGGATGCTGAGAAGATGCAAAAAAGCCCCCTGA
- a CDS encoding prepilin-type N-terminal cleavage/methylation domain-containing protein: MPMHPVPAARKRRGVTLLEILSAMLILAFAFIPIFGVISTGTADSDITNSYISAQTIARNVLDTALDSVPFESIQVNTGQIADIGESNDESNVGLMVDVPGYDERTFLAQLGNNTTADMSTRGEIIDERGIRYKVKLFVFPIAGNAPLNIANDVSFRYRPRPLYENAVNAQNQQIWYTTNPGNLYMNSAAQSPYSYPLPAPVIQSARELGAPAGPSGDYCVMKRLLLRVKWQMPRGIERSVTIYTAKAHLSRQD, encoded by the coding sequence ATGCCCATGCATCCCGTTCCCGCGGCCCGTAAGCGGCGGGGCGTGACGCTGCTCGAAATCCTGTCGGCAATGCTGATTCTTGCGTTCGCCTTCATCCCGATTTTCGGGGTCATCAGCACGGGAACGGCCGATTCCGACATCACGAACTCGTATATCTCGGCCCAGACCATTGCGAGGAACGTGCTTGATACGGCGCTCGACTCGGTGCCATTCGAAAGCATCCAGGTGAATACCGGCCAGATCGCCGACATTGGCGAATCGAATGACGAATCGAACGTCGGGCTGATGGTCGACGTTCCCGGCTACGACGAGCGCACCTTCCTTGCTCAACTCGGCAACAACACGACGGCCGACATGAGCACGCGCGGAGAAATCATCGACGAGCGCGGCATCAGATACAAGGTCAAGCTGTTCGTGTTTCCCATCGCAGGGAACGCTCCCCTCAACATCGCGAACGACGTGAGTTTCCGGTATCGCCCGCGGCCGCTGTATGAAAACGCGGTCAATGCCCAGAACCAGCAGATCTGGTATACGACCAATCCCGGCAACCTGTATATGAACTCAGCGGCGCAGAGCCCCTATTCGTATCCCCTTCCGGCTCCCGTCATCCAGTCGGCCCGGGAGCTTGGCGCGCCGGCCGGGCCCTCCGGCGATTATTGCGTCATGAAGCGCCTTCTCCTGCGGGTGAAGTGGCAGATGCCGCGCGGCATCGAACGGTCGGTCACGATCTATACCGCCAAGGCGCATCTTTCGAGGCAGGATTGA
- a CDS encoding prepilin-type N-terminal cleavage/methylation domain-containing protein, with amino-acid sequence MPRNSRLPERLRSGFTLMEVIIAASILSFFMIGLFGVFRGGQQVGAQGLWLQKTVTELRNATRHISTTISRSSYPSTIVFPGTIVENDKDDFKAHYSSEPCIEASRAKAVAAKTTPGTQFLRVTESIPEQSGGALTNNAILYYHVYSLARDGRLIYNRYQRNIPQTVAPNYIKDISQAAVPSGDTTLVESVELVTDVASIGVSISATTASITPILIDIECAWPRGKTRRSERAVALPNVPTFQHNATTDADWRLN; translated from the coding sequence ATGCCCCGTAACAGCCGTCTTCCGGAACGACTCCGCTCCGGATTCACGCTGATGGAAGTTATTATAGCAGCGTCTATTTTATCATTCTTCATGATCGGTCTGTTCGGCGTGTTCCGCGGCGGTCAGCAGGTCGGCGCGCAGGGGCTCTGGCTGCAGAAAACGGTCACCGAGCTCCGGAACGCCACGCGTCATATATCTACTACTATTTCTCGAAGCAGTTATCCTTCGACGATCGTGTTTCCCGGAACGATCGTGGAAAACGACAAGGACGACTTCAAGGCCCATTACTCGTCCGAGCCCTGCATCGAGGCGAGCCGGGCGAAGGCGGTCGCGGCGAAGACAACGCCGGGAACGCAGTTTCTGCGCGTCACCGAGTCGATCCCCGAGCAGTCCGGCGGAGCGCTCACCAACAATGCCATCCTGTATTATCACGTTTACTCGCTCGCGAGAGACGGCAGGCTGATCTACAACCGGTATCAGCGCAACATCCCGCAGACCGTTGCCCCGAACTACATCAAGGATATCAGCCAGGCGGCCGTTCCGAGCGGAGACACGACGCTCGTCGAGAGCGTGGAGCTCGTCACCGACGTTGCGTCGATCGGCGTGAGCATTTCCGCCACGACGGCATCCATCACCCCCATTCTCATCGATATCGAGTGCGCATGGCCGCGCGGCAAGACCAGGCGGAGCGAGCGCGCCGTCGCGCTTCCCAACGTTCCGACGTTCCAGCACAATGCGACGACCGACGCGGACTGGCGGTTGAACTGA
- the ftsY gene encoding signal recognition particle-docking protein FtsY, which yields MSESSEPKTQAPEAAAAPENASPPPAPRSEWTEPRLVVLLIGLCLLIEGGLIYYQSGPNQIIISSVTALSGLTLLLFAWLVPIEDEQEPPPEGEILPGEKAPPPAQLQAERPPEQIPVQPPTTAPPPVVGETPVVQPLVETVPTPPVTAAEVARKPVVEEEPALTWYERLSTGLRKTRESFVGKVKNLVLGRAKIDDDLLEDLEATLFEADLGVKTTQELLQYLHAKVAEERISDPNRIYTLLREQLKLRLTKFASVPKFNENGLTLFLIIGVNGVGKTTTIAKLARKFVKDGKKVMLAAGDTFRAAAIDQLCIWGDRVGVEVIRGQEGGDPGALVFDAIAAAKKRGADLLIVDTAGRMHVKADLMAELAKVQKIAAKESDGGPHEILLVLDATTGQNAVQQAKLFNEVLPISGLVMTKLDGTAKGGVLFAVEEQLSVPVKFIGVGEKMDDLMSFDPEQFLEALFAEGEGKSKESDYTVL from the coding sequence ATGAGTGAAAGCAGCGAACCCAAAACCCAGGCGCCCGAAGCCGCAGCCGCACCGGAAAACGCTTCCCCCCCCCCGGCGCCCCGCAGCGAATGGACCGAGCCCCGGCTCGTCGTTCTGCTGATCGGCCTCTGCCTGTTGATCGAAGGCGGCCTGATTTATTACCAGAGCGGTCCGAACCAGATCATCATCTCGTCGGTGACCGCTCTCTCGGGCCTGACGCTGCTCCTGTTCGCCTGGCTCGTCCCGATCGAGGACGAGCAGGAACCGCCGCCGGAAGGCGAGATTCTTCCAGGCGAAAAAGCTCCTCCCCCGGCGCAACTCCAGGCTGAACGGCCTCCTGAGCAGATCCCCGTCCAGCCGCCCACGACGGCGCCCCCGCCTGTTGTCGGCGAGACGCCGGTCGTCCAGCCGCTCGTCGAAACGGTTCCGACACCCCCCGTCACGGCGGCCGAAGTCGCGAGAAAGCCCGTCGTCGAGGAAGAGCCTGCGCTTACCTGGTACGAGCGGCTCAGCACCGGCCTGCGCAAGACCCGCGAGAGCTTCGTCGGCAAGGTGAAAAACCTCGTCCTCGGTCGGGCGAAGATCGATGACGACCTGCTCGAAGATCTCGAAGCGACGCTGTTCGAAGCCGACCTCGGCGTGAAGACCACACAAGAACTCCTGCAGTATCTCCACGCGAAGGTCGCCGAAGAGCGCATATCCGATCCGAACCGTATCTACACGCTCCTGCGCGAACAGCTCAAACTGCGTCTGACGAAGTTCGCCTCCGTGCCGAAGTTCAACGAGAACGGCCTGACGCTTTTCCTCATCATCGGCGTGAACGGCGTCGGCAAGACCACGACCATCGCGAAACTTGCCCGGAAATTCGTCAAGGACGGCAAAAAGGTCATGCTCGCGGCCGGCGACACGTTCCGGGCCGCCGCCATCGATCAACTCTGCATCTGGGGAGACCGCGTCGGGGTCGAGGTTATCCGCGGTCAGGAGGGCGGCGATCCCGGCGCCCTTGTGTTCGACGCCATCGCGGCGGCGAAAAAACGCGGCGCCGATCTGCTGATCGTCGACACTGCTGGCCGCATGCACGTGAAGGCCGACCTGATGGCCGAGCTGGCCAAGGTCCAGAAGATCGCTGCGAAGGAAAGCGACGGCGGGCCGCATGAAATTCTCCTCGTGCTCGACGCGACGACCGGCCAGAACGCCGTTCAGCAGGCGAAACTGTTCAACGAGGTGCTTCCCATCAGCGGCCTCGTCATGACGAAACTCGACGGAACAGCCAAGGGCGGCGTCCTGTTCGCCGTCGAGGAACAGTTGTCCGTCCCGGTGAAGTTCATCGGCGTCGGCGAGAAGATGGACGATTTGATGTCTTTCGATCCCGAGCAGTTCCTCGAAGCCCTCTTCGCCGAAGGCGAAGGCAAAAGCAAGGAAAGCGACTACACCGTCCTGTAA
- the smc gene encoding chromosome segregation protein SMC, which yields MHLKSLEIMGFKSFGRKTVFDFQPGITAIIGPNGSGKSNVCDAIRWVLGEQSAKALRGNKMAEVIFAGSPTLRSAAFAQVKLILDNEDRMMPLDFSEVTIGRQLFKSGESNYLVNGTRALLGDVREMLMDTGIGKDGYSVIGQGDIEDIIFQRTQSRRALIEEAAGITKFKHRKANTLTKLDHTRANITRLQDIVGEIQNQLGPLAEQAEKTRRYQALAAEIRTLEIDLVLFDLSQLYGDAENVDSMRRGLIAKVAEIEKFLEEIDSRKSGVRAKVQEFETQLQARQNESREVVLTIDGIRERMAVLKEEARGHEARRQAITEEVAQIEKNLADGGQEIADAEGRLRDEEAAEIAVAGRMAEIDANLSKVQDELDAHLKSVSQDRESSYKIAGEMVARKNTINSANSQIQILERQLEKGAGDVTTLNVALEKLNGEKANIEKELKAMEATITDEGTRLSDDQSHANRLDKDLRRAEEELVSTVDQFKVLTAKRNILEDLKNRSDGGIHRGVREALALKDRELPGICGMVGDLITVPKGYEMAFETALGGSIQDIVTRDAETAQRAIAILKERKAGRATFLPIDMIQAPSRVEQTRAKGCLGVALDLVQYDAKYYSIMNFLLGRILVFENLDDAVAYSRTTRNFNRIVTLDGDIVRSSGAMTGGAEGQKTAGLLARKRELEEAEEKLKSLAAAEKKLTGLVTRLRSERGSLGQVIRQREESLNRTRQSMEFFQKRLVVVEGDLSTRRAEFDSLDVNRREIQKELDRVRQMQATAQQELVTLESQNTELTARLQEMSGRETAIQTRLTSLRGLLNDEKLAQAQIVERKKALKREIEAAAKRRREAQERRDRATAEIEQLENARKEAERGIAGFQNEIQALEAKKAGIEKAYEALQVEYRACAKELETLDHTWQSRSKIADSTRAKLGELDVKLAEIKTHISNKESILRAEYDFDVAQIGTQLRKYESRADLAEQIAARRSEQQMLEPVNPLAIEEYEKTKERFEFLTGQIRDMTDAAASLEQVIAEIEKISSERFLETFGQIDNAFGEIFRVVFPGGSARLKLTTPETPLESNVEIVCQLPDKKLSTIELFSGGEKAMISIALLFSILQVKPPAFCILDEIEASLDEANVRRFTRLLRSFADKTQFFIITHNKETMQAVDVIYGIALEKSGTSRQISIRLEDQEKIREFTARKGGSVTERLKAAVAAERAQATGVDAGQFSQPRESAS from the coding sequence ATGCATCTGAAATCCCTCGAAATCATGGGATTCAAATCGTTCGGCCGCAAGACGGTCTTCGATTTCCAGCCCGGCATCACCGCAATCATCGGCCCCAACGGGTCGGGCAAGAGCAACGTGTGCGACGCCATCCGATGGGTTCTCGGCGAGCAGAGCGCGAAGGCCCTGCGCGGCAACAAGATGGCCGAAGTCATTTTCGCCGGTTCCCCGACCCTGCGGTCGGCCGCGTTTGCCCAGGTGAAGCTCATTCTCGACAACGAAGACCGGATGATGCCGCTCGATTTCTCCGAGGTCACCATCGGACGGCAGTTGTTCAAATCCGGCGAGAGCAACTATCTCGTGAACGGCACCCGCGCCCTGCTGGGCGACGTCAGGGAAATGCTGATGGATACCGGCATCGGCAAGGACGGCTACTCGGTCATCGGCCAGGGCGACATCGAGGACATCATCTTCCAGCGCACCCAGTCCCGGCGCGCCCTCATCGAAGAGGCCGCCGGCATCACGAAGTTCAAGCACCGCAAGGCGAACACGCTCACCAAGCTCGATCACACGCGGGCCAACATCACCCGCCTCCAGGACATCGTCGGCGAGATCCAGAACCAGCTCGGGCCGCTCGCCGAGCAGGCCGAAAAGACCCGCCGCTACCAGGCGCTCGCCGCCGAGATCCGCACCCTCGAGATCGACCTCGTCCTGTTCGACCTGTCGCAGCTCTACGGCGACGCGGAAAACGTCGATTCGATGCGCCGCGGCCTCATCGCCAAAGTCGCCGAGATCGAAAAGTTCCTCGAAGAGATCGACAGCCGCAAGAGCGGCGTGCGAGCGAAGGTCCAGGAGTTCGAGACCCAGCTCCAGGCCCGCCAGAACGAATCCCGCGAAGTCGTTCTCACCATCGACGGCATCCGGGAACGCATGGCCGTCCTGAAGGAAGAGGCGCGCGGCCACGAGGCGCGGCGCCAGGCCATCACCGAAGAGGTCGCCCAGATCGAGAAGAACCTCGCCGACGGCGGCCAGGAGATCGCCGACGCCGAAGGCCGCCTCCGCGACGAAGAGGCTGCGGAAATCGCCGTCGCCGGCCGCATGGCCGAGATCGACGCGAACCTTTCCAAGGTCCAGGATGAGCTCGACGCCCACCTGAAGAGCGTCAGCCAGGACCGCGAGTCCTCCTACAAGATCGCCGGCGAGATGGTCGCCAGGAAGAACACGATCAACTCCGCGAACTCGCAGATCCAGATCCTCGAACGCCAGCTGGAAAAGGGGGCCGGCGACGTGACGACCCTCAACGTCGCCCTCGAGAAGCTGAACGGCGAAAAGGCGAACATCGAGAAGGAACTCAAGGCGATGGAAGCCACCATCACCGACGAGGGAACCCGCCTTTCCGACGATCAGTCCCACGCGAACCGTCTCGATAAAGACCTGCGCCGCGCCGAGGAAGAGCTCGTCTCGACCGTCGACCAGTTCAAGGTGCTCACGGCGAAGCGCAACATTCTCGAAGATCTGAAAAATCGCTCCGACGGAGGCATCCATCGCGGCGTACGCGAGGCTCTTGCCCTGAAAGACCGGGAATTGCCCGGCATCTGCGGCATGGTCGGCGACCTCATCACCGTGCCAAAGGGCTACGAGATGGCCTTCGAAACCGCCCTCGGCGGCAGCATCCAGGACATCGTCACCCGCGACGCGGAAACCGCCCAGCGGGCGATCGCGATCCTGAAGGAGCGCAAGGCTGGCCGCGCCACGTTCCTGCCGATCGACATGATCCAGGCGCCGTCCCGCGTCGAACAGACGCGCGCGAAGGGCTGCCTCGGCGTCGCGCTCGACCTCGTTCAATATGATGCGAAATATTATTCCATCATGAACTTCCTGCTGGGCCGCATCCTCGTCTTCGAGAACCTCGACGACGCGGTCGCCTACTCTCGCACGACCCGCAACTTCAATCGCATCGTCACCCTCGACGGTGACATCGTCCGCTCCTCGGGCGCGATGACGGGCGGCGCCGAAGGCCAGAAAACCGCTGGTCTCCTTGCCCGCAAGCGCGAGCTCGAAGAGGCCGAAGAAAAGCTGAAGTCGCTGGCCGCGGCCGAAAAGAAGCTGACCGGCCTCGTCACCCGCCTCAGGTCCGAGCGCGGCTCGCTCGGCCAGGTGATCCGCCAGCGCGAGGAAAGCCTGAACCGCACCCGGCAGTCGATGGAGTTCTTCCAGAAGCGCCTGGTCGTCGTCGAAGGTGACCTCTCGACCCGACGCGCCGAGTTCGACAGCCTCGACGTCAACCGCCGCGAGATCCAGAAGGAACTCGACCGCGTCCGCCAGATGCAGGCGACCGCCCAGCAGGAGCTCGTCACGCTCGAAAGCCAGAATACCGAGCTCACGGCACGCCTCCAGGAAATGAGCGGCCGGGAAACGGCCATCCAGACCCGACTTACCTCCCTGCGGGGCCTGCTGAACGACGAGAAACTCGCCCAGGCGCAGATCGTCGAACGGAAGAAGGCGCTGAAGCGCGAGATCGAGGCTGCCGCGAAGCGCCGCCGCGAGGCCCAGGAACGGCGCGACCGCGCCACCGCCGAGATCGAGCAGCTCGAAAATGCCCGGAAAGAGGCCGAACGCGGCATTGCCGGGTTCCAGAACGAAATCCAGGCCCTCGAAGCAAAGAAGGCCGGAATCGAGAAAGCCTACGAGGCGCTCCAGGTCGAATACCGCGCCTGCGCCAAGGAGCTCGAGACGCTCGATCACACCTGGCAGAGCCGCTCCAAGATCGCCGACTCGACCCGCGCGAAGCTCGGCGAGCTCGACGTGAAGCTTGCCGAAATCAAGACGCATATCTCGAACAAGGAGAGCATTCTGCGCGCCGAATACGACTTCGACGTGGCGCAGATCGGCACCCAGCTCCGGAAATACGAGAGCAGGGCCGACCTGGCCGAGCAAATCGCCGCTCGCCGCTCGGAACAGCAGATGCTCGAGCCGGTGAACCCGCTCGCGATCGAGGAATACGAGAAAACGAAAGAGCGCTTCGAGTTCCTGACCGGCCAGATCCGCGATATGACCGATGCCGCAGCGTCTCTCGAACAGGTCATCGCCGAGATCGAAAAGATCTCGAGTGAGCGGTTTCTCGAAACCTTCGGCCAAATCGACAACGCCTTCGGCGAGATCTTCCGGGTCGTCTTCCCCGGCGGCTCGGCCCGGCTGAAACTCACGACGCCCGAGACCCCGCTGGAGAGCAACGTCGAGATCGTCTGCCAGCTTCCCGATAAAAAACTGTCGACGATAGAATTGTTCTCGGGCGGCGAAAAGGCGATGATCTCGATCGCACTTCTGTTCTCCATTCTGCAGGTCAAACCGCCGGCGTTTTGTATACTTGATGAAATAGAAGCTTCGCTCGACGAGGCGAACGTGCGCCGGTTCACACGCCTGCTCCGCAGTTTCGCCGACAAAACCCAATTCTTCATCATTACCCACAACAAAGAAACGATGCAGGCCGTCGATGTCATCTACGGCATCGCGCTCGAAAAATCCGGAACGTCGCGCCAGATCTCGATCAGGCTCGAAGACCAGGAAAAGATCCGCGAATTCACCGCCCGTAAGGGGGGCAGCGTGACCGAGCGCCTGAAAGCCGCCGTCGCCGCCGAACGGGCGCAGGCGACCGGCGTCGATGCCGGCCAGTTCAGTCAGCCCAGGGAGTCAGCTTCATGA
- a CDS encoding methyltransferase domain-containing protein, producing the protein MKNIHLPLLRCIRCGGDLGIASGLAATESGDEIIHGSIACGQCGAEFPIVDGVCVFLDPDMMEALLTPAERRSIAKTGCRRSSAGAGTGSPGNETLVRTVENWSYQWNQVLGWSAEDFDGKGFCGEKCFREFIPIRPEEYRDRNVVIWCGGNGREAYHVARYSPALIVVVEIGDEIYRIRDLFGPDANLLLLRCDMLKNPLREGIADISICDHALQHIIDHRQAFSVLAGVLKPGGLAGVCAYSHENNFLMTGLVEPLKSVLHRLPLVLLRFLACIPALVIFFCIHFVYLPLRRYDEKMARRIPLNEHMIFWSECNLKFIWTACFDLLHAPVSYHFRRDEIVSMAAAGKIEIRTLENTHQTTWSMLGTRLP; encoded by the coding sequence GTGAAGAACATCCACCTCCCTCTCCTGCGGTGCATCCGCTGCGGAGGCGATCTCGGGATCGCTTCCGGCCTGGCCGCGACCGAATCCGGTGATGAAATCATTCATGGTTCCATTGCGTGCGGACAATGCGGGGCGGAGTTCCCGATCGTCGACGGGGTCTGCGTCTTCCTCGATCCCGACATGATGGAGGCGCTGCTCACCCCGGCCGAACGCCGGAGCATCGCCAAGACCGGTTGCAGACGCTCGTCTGCCGGTGCGGGAACCGGCTCTCCGGGAAACGAGACGCTGGTCAGAACCGTCGAAAACTGGAGTTATCAATGGAATCAGGTTCTCGGCTGGTCTGCCGAAGATTTCGACGGAAAAGGGTTCTGCGGGGAAAAATGCTTCCGTGAGTTCATTCCGATCCGGCCGGAGGAGTATCGCGACCGGAACGTCGTCATCTGGTGCGGGGGAAACGGCCGCGAGGCCTATCACGTCGCCCGCTACTCGCCGGCGTTGATCGTCGTGGTCGAGATCGGCGACGAAATCTACCGGATTCGTGATCTCTTCGGTCCCGACGCGAACCTTCTTCTCCTGCGTTGCGACATGCTCAAAAACCCGCTCAGGGAAGGCATCGCAGACATATCGATCTGCGACCACGCGCTGCAGCACATCATCGACCATCGGCAGGCCTTTTCCGTTCTGGCCGGGGTTCTGAAACCTGGCGGGCTTGCGGGTGTCTGCGCATACAGTCACGAAAACAATTTCCTGATGACCGGGCTGGTCGAGCCGCTCAAGTCGGTTCTTCACAGGCTTCCGCTCGTCCTCCTGAGATTTCTGGCCTGCATCCCCGCCCTGGTCATCTTCTTCTGCATCCATTTCGTGTATCTCCCGCTGCGTCGGTACGATGAAAAGATGGCAAGGCGCATTCCTCTGAACGAGCACATGATATTCTGGTCGGAATGTAACCTGAAGTTCATCTGGACGGCCTGCTTCGACCTGCTCCATGCGCCGGTTTCCTATCATTTCCGCCGGGACGAGATCGTCTCCATGGCTGCCGCGGGAAAAATCGAGATCAGAACGCTGGAAAACACCCACCAGACGACCTGGTCGATGCTCGGAACACGCCTTCCCTGA